In Palleronia sp. LCG004, a single window of DNA contains:
- a CDS encoding CoA transferase subunit A, which yields MQKIYDDAGKALDGLLRDGMFIAAGGFGLCGIPELLLQAIKEAGTKDLTFASNNAGVDDFGIGILLQTKQVKKMISSYVGENKEFMNQFLGGELELEFNPQGTLAERMRAGGSGIPGFYTKTGVGTQIAEGKEHKEFDGETYILERGIVADLAIVKAWKADDTGNLIFHKTARNFNPAAAMCGKVCVAEVEEIVPRGSLDPDQIHLPGIYVHRLIQGTHEKRIEQRTTRTKEEAS from the coding sequence ATGCAGAAGATCTATGACGATGCCGGCAAGGCGCTCGACGGGCTGCTGCGCGACGGGATGTTCATCGCGGCGGGCGGCTTCGGGCTGTGCGGCATCCCCGAATTGCTGCTCCAGGCGATCAAGGAGGCCGGGACGAAGGACCTGACATTCGCATCGAACAATGCGGGTGTCGACGATTTCGGGATCGGCATCCTGCTGCAGACCAAGCAGGTGAAGAAGATGATCTCGTCCTACGTGGGCGAGAACAAGGAGTTCATGAACCAGTTTCTGGGCGGCGAGCTCGAGCTCGAGTTCAACCCGCAAGGCACGCTCGCGGAGCGGATGCGGGCGGGCGGATCGGGGATTCCCGGATTCTACACCAAGACCGGCGTGGGCACGCAGATCGCCGAGGGCAAGGAGCACAAGGAGTTCGACGGAGAGACCTACATCCTCGAACGCGGGATCGTCGCCGATCTCGCCATCGTCAAGGCCTGGAAGGCCGACGATACGGGGAACCTGATCTTCCACAAGACCGCGCGCAACTTCAACCCGGCCGCCGCGATGTGCGGGAAGGTCTGCGTGGCGGAGGTCGAGGAGATCGTCCCGCGCGGATCGCTCGACCCCGATCAGATCCACCTGCCCGGCATCTACGTCCACCGCCTGATTCAGGGGA
- a CDS encoding glycosyltransferase family 61 protein has translation MDLSKAHNKGAMPGSAGSIAVSIRLLRDQARRRLLRRKIFTRLPAGEPQGPSDVVECLPAKYEPAQIDRVVACGFSSTISQEIEKLEATNYREVPLAACRLGRSMIVGGQILTDESRYYLGPQSPLEAMREAPKSYDRACVYNSALGLRYFGHWLHDDCSVREAVAGREPCISLRRPKWPDADVYETAFGHVQDQPEHAVVESLTVYADRAFSRAKAENVRALRRKLRERIAPRKKGQIVFLRRGPSAVARHIVEEEQLIKHLDRAGIRIVDPERGTTETIEELLDAALVISVEGSQAAHAVYCAADRGSMLILQPPDRFYNPGVEWCRMAGLSYGTVIGEAAEGGFRIHSDEVLSMVGRLTQGRAAPVHS, from the coding sequence ATGGATCTTTCCAAAGCTCATAATAAGGGTGCGATGCCCGGTTCGGCAGGATCAATTGCTGTTTCGATCCGCCTTCTTCGAGATCAAGCGCGACGCCGCCTGCTTCGACGCAAGATCTTCACGCGGCTCCCGGCTGGTGAGCCGCAAGGACCTTCGGACGTCGTAGAATGTCTGCCCGCCAAGTATGAACCGGCACAGATCGATCGTGTCGTTGCCTGCGGTTTCTCGTCCACGATCTCGCAGGAAATCGAGAAGCTCGAAGCGACGAATTATCGAGAGGTTCCTCTCGCCGCTTGTCGCCTGGGACGGTCGATGATCGTCGGTGGACAGATCCTGACGGACGAATCGAGGTATTATCTGGGGCCTCAATCTCCGCTCGAGGCGATGAGAGAAGCTCCGAAGAGCTACGACAGGGCCTGCGTCTACAATTCGGCGCTGGGGCTGCGATATTTCGGTCACTGGTTGCACGATGATTGCTCCGTCCGCGAAGCTGTTGCCGGCCGCGAACCGTGCATTTCCCTGAGGCGTCCGAAATGGCCGGATGCGGATGTCTACGAAACCGCGTTCGGCCATGTCCAGGACCAGCCCGAACATGCAGTCGTGGAATCCCTGACCGTCTATGCCGATCGCGCGTTCAGTCGGGCCAAGGCCGAAAACGTTCGTGCCTTGCGCCGAAAGCTGCGTGAGAGGATCGCTCCACGGAAAAAGGGGCAGATCGTCTTTCTCAGGCGCGGTCCGAGCGCGGTGGCAAGACATATCGTCGAAGAAGAGCAGCTGATCAAACATCTCGACCGGGCCGGAATCCGGATCGTCGATCCCGAGCGCGGAACGACCGAAACGATCGAGGAATTGCTGGATGCAGCGCTGGTCATCTCGGTCGAAGGAAGTCAGGCCGCTCATGCGGTCTATTGCGCGGCGGATCGGGGAAGCATGCTTATCCTCCAACCGCCCGATCGCTTCTACAACCCTGGCGTTGAATGGTGTCGGATGGCGGGCCTCTCCTACGGTACGGTCATAGGCGAAGCGGCCGAAGGGGGCTTCCGTATCCATTCCGACGAAGTTCTGTCGATGGTGGGCCGTCTGACCCAAGGACGGGCGGCACCTGTCCATTCCTGA